CGCCCCAGTGTTGTGTGGTATATGCAATATTATGTTGGTCCCCACATTACGCTTTTGCCGATCACCCTTATATGAGCATGGGGCAGTCTTGACCGGGAGTTACGTGTGCAATGCCAGAACAGacgtcccgctgacgtcggtgggaggttccACTGATGctgggggcgttcccgctgatgtcaatgggcattcctgctgacatcgTGGGGAACacctccatttaaaggggaaatgggcagggagtggggcgtgtccaaaccccgctcccgcgacccagagggTTCGAGTgatgacccggagaaccggggAAGCTTCTCCCAGAGAtgtccaggtcaaacccagagagttcccaggtatggtcattatAGAGGTAAATGCGCACATATTCCTATTTTTCAGTTATTTAGTGGATAACACCGGTTTGTTTTTCCTCTGACTTACTTAATCCACACATCGCAGAAGGAAGGAGCACAGTCTGAAAACAACTCttcattatctatttttttttttattgaaaatacacCTACAAAGTGAAGTATTTCAGTCCACACCGGATACATTGGAAAACAGAACCATAAATGTGGAAAGAATTTTCTACAGTACCTGATATTCTTGAAAACAGTTagttaaaaatcacacacaacaGAATAGAATGTTTGACTCCATCACATTTAACAATTAGAACCATAAAAGAACACTTCACAgatatcaagaaaaaaaaaaatacggttACTTTTTTACCGGCTAAAGTTAAAGTTACGATTTGTACATAAACGGaatctattataaaaaatattttctaattacATTTCATAAAATCTGTTTTCTATATTCGTATTAGCAAAATAAAACGtctgttctcttctctcttaaAACGCCCGTGTAGAACATTCTAAAACGCAGAAATATTCCTGCgtttctgataaaaaaaaaaaaatcttttactcagatgtatttatatttacagaGCAGTTAATATGTGTACTTCCAGGTACATTTGGGTTCAAAGAAGTCGAGACGCTCCGAACCGTTTTCTCTGTATATCGTCGATAAACTGAGCTGCTTTCATGTAAATGTTACAAATAAGAATGGAGATTGCTTGTGCTTTTCTGAGTAAATGACGTAACATAAACTTAATGCCGCATGATTTATATTcgttacattaaccccttaatgacaaagcccgtacatgtaccccgtgcattgttttcaatgggtttagggaccgcccattgtccttaaggggttaaagcccaCTAAGAGATATAGGCTCAGGGTCATTGGGATCATGACACTATGtagaaacctttttattttaaatataggcGGATATAACACCGTGAATGAAGAGCCATGTTCTAATTCTCCAATATGGATTAGGCTtctggcattttattttttgggggggaatatTAGACATTGTACACATTTTTCTGAGTGTAAGTGGGGTATGTAAcacgttttttgtttgttttttgtattgccTGTGCCATTGATATTATATTCTGTagcattataatatttaaactcTCTCAACAATAGATATGTCcccgttttttttaaatggactaCATAATGTTATTTATGAATATGGAAAATGTCATCATTTCTTAGTCTTCAAGTGAAATCAATACAATCTGTTACAGTGTCACcagcttaaaaaacaaaaaaacaaaagaaccaCATATACGGATATGTTTTTTCATCACCTTAGCGCTATTGGAATGGGGTCTGGGTGGCGAATGTAGAGGCGCCTGCACTCTTCATGTATCTGCCGTCGCGGCAGTGGGCTACAAGTGAAAACGGAGATGGAATGATTATGGTTCGGTTTCGTTTGGGAGGTCTCTACAATCGTCTACATCTTGGTTTCACTGTCTGCGGGTTTCTCTGCTTCGTTTTCCTGCGAGACGAGTTGGTAAGgtttcttcatttcattctccTCGATGACGGAGTTGCCCATCTCAGCATCTCCTCTCTTCAGCTCGTGCCTAGATAAGTGCTCTACGATACCAGCCCCAAGAGAATCTCCCAGAACATTAGTGGTGGTACGAAGACGGTCCCTAAAGGAGCAAAACAATTATTCATTTGAGTTCAAACATGATTCCCTTGTACCGATCAAGTGACTTGGGTTGATCCGATCTAATTGATTGTTTACTTACAAAAACCAATCGACGGCAATGATCAGAGTGATGTCCTCTGTAGGCAGCCCCACGGATGTTAACACAATGACCATGGTCACCAGTCCAGCTTGAGGGATCCCTGCAGCGCCAATACTGGCGGCAGTGGCAGTgatactatatataaaatggaGAAAACAAGTGCTTAATGTAGCGAGTAACTGCAaaccattattaattattaaaaccattgttttatataataataataataatctgttggCCAGCTCTAGAAAGGCTTAGGTGAAGCCACGGTTGGTCGTTTTAGGAAATGGTTATAGTATGCGGtacaaaaaaactatatgtggcaaggctgtttttttttctttcataattATTGCCCACATATAATGGAACTTTTGTGATGTGTTAGCAATATCTATTGTTCGTTCCTCTGACGGCACAGATGtctctttctgtttttgttcccTTGGGTGGCTGTGAGAGATGATATCATATTCTGGTTCCCCTCTGAGAAGTGAATCGGTATTTCTTAGAGACTACGTCCCGTTCTGAGGGATAACACCATATCACAAATATTCATGTGGTCCTGCGAGATGGCATCATATTGCATATACTGATACGGTTCtgagaaatgacatcatattacagTACCGTCAACAGGGCAAACGACCTGCCACTGTCTTATTCCCTTTAGATCATCTTGACAACTTCCAACTCTTCCTCCCCCACAATAATCCTCAGAATATATAATCAAAATGGCGGGATGTATTTTAGAATATAATCCCTTTATTACCTGATTGTAATAATCTGTCCAAAGTTAAGGTCATAATTGTTGACTTGTGCGATGAAGATAGCAGCCAGAGCTTCATAGAGAGCTGTACCGTCCATGTTAATCGTGGCCCCCACTGGTAGAACAAATCTTGTGACCCGCTTGTCCACTCCATTATTCTCttccaaacatttaaatgtaaccGGCAATGTAGCAGAGctggaataaaaaatacattaagattGGACGTtaccaaataaagaaaaagaataagcaaataaacaagcaaaaaaaaaacaaacaattgggCTGGAaaccatgtaaataaaaatatgcactCCACTTAACTTTGAGGTTAGTTGTTAACATTAAGCaaagtaaatacataaaaataaaacatttcaaaaagaaaaatacacatttattagcatgtacatatacataatacacatGTGAAAGTGCCACTTGTTccagttatttttttctactataTGACCATTTAAGATACATTATTCACCAAACATTATTTGttcataattatatttatgaaatatgaGGTGCATTCCTTCCATTCCTAGGTGTATATCTCCTGATTATTTATTGGAGTAGGAAGAAGTAATTTAACATAGTAtagcatatgacatcatgacactcagtgacatcacagtattgtggcaaaggctggttacatacaataataaaaaatatgcatataaaATCTAGCACTAATAGGATAAAAGAGGGCGGTTATAATGCCGTTACGTGTAGTTTTTAACCTACTATGGTACTGCTCCTTTAATTAAAAGATTATACATGTACATGAGTGAAGTCATTGTATGTtacttctaataaaataatacgcGGAGTTCTGGAAATGGCTCATACCTTGAGGAAGTTCCGAGGGCTGTGATTAAGGCTTGTATAATACCCCCGATGAATACCCAAGGGTTCTTACGGGTAACAAAAAAGTACAGAAGTGGCAGGACAAAGATAGCATGGATAAGCAATCCAACAATGACTGTAATGGTGTACATGCCAAGCTGGCCACCAACAACGCCCATATCTTCCATCTCCGCAATCTTCCCAGCAATGAGGAACAGGATCCCAACTGGGGCGTACCTAGAGAAGGCATAGACAAAGTCAACCTAGGGGCCTTCCACTTTTTGGCAGCCAAGAATGGATGGCTTCATGTAACAGTACAAAAGTGCAAAGAGAAACCTTACGAGAGAAGTGTTGCTGGGTCTGCCTACAGGTGTCTGGGATATAAAACAGTTTCTGAATGTTCAACTAACATTAATAGATCTGGGTATAATCCACACCCCACCTCTGGTGGctttaagaacattttgggcAAACCCctgaaaacgaggccagacctcCCATAAATcggatgaaaatgaagcaaaaaaaagctCTGATATTTCTAAATTCAAGGGACCACATTCActaacactctcttagactctcacACTcccattcttgttcactctctctcatgctctctaaatgttcccctactttctctgcttaccacttctgccaaccactgccgcttctgtcttcttctgcatcttcttcatcttcggTCTGCTCCCTTCTCTTCTTTAGTCTATTGTCAATCTTTTATCCTTAATcagctatcttctttctttgtctgcatctccacggacataactgGGCGTGAAcgtccaccaaaatggcagcgcCAACTGAGGGCAAAATGGCAGCGTTTGCAGTGGCGCCCTCTcttgatcctccaattgggagagagaggacgtcaccacaaATGCCGCCATATTGCTCTCAGCTGCCGCTTTCCATGATGTCCTCTTCTctaattggaggatcagggacgATGTCACCacagctccgccattttggcgggagttcctgcctggttatgtccacggagatgcagacgaagaaagaagataccagattaaggattaaagattgaagatagaagagaagggagaagatagaagaagcagaagtggtgggcagaagtggaagtggtcggcagagaaagtagggaaacagttagagtgtgagagaacaagaatgagagagtgagtgagagagagtgtaagtgaatgtgggcaccaggcaacaaaGTTTGTTCCTGAATCAAAAATCAAAAAGAATTTTCAGCCAAACTGAATGagcagggaacaaaatttgttggaaaggaatgggccaaaaacaaaccgaaaaatgtgtctgaatcgTTTCTTGGCCCATTTGTACATCTTCAGTACACAACATATAATGTTATACAGGCTACAAAGTGTTTTAATATTCAATTAAACATGTGCTGAAGAATGTCATAAAGTCTTTAGAGCAAGTGTGCTCCAATGTGCCTATTATAACGTATAACAATCAAACATGCAATGACTTTAAATGGAATTGTTGACATCATAGTTTTTAGTATTACtgaattcattatttaaaatacctAAAGTTAGattttggggaaaaagaaaGATCTTCTTAAATAATAGCTTGACACCTACCACATAATCACAGCGACCAATCTCATAATTGCCTCATTGAGGCTGTCAAAGAAGTCTTTTAAAGCTTTTCCTTGTTCTTTCATGTTTCCAATCACCAAACCGAAGCATATGGAGAAGACCACAAGCCCCAGGGCATTGACACCGTTCACAGCTCCCGGTACTGGGACAatctcctctctcatctttgtcaAAGTCTCCATGGCTTCCGATACATTGTTGAAAACCGACGACACCAGCGATTCATTTTCCGGGACAGGAACTCTAAAGAGCTTCTTTTCATAATTCGTCTTGAACTACATgaaaaccccaaaaataccaatacatatataataaaaatcataacaacatttattctaattattttgttaaataatgatTCCGACGTGCgtatttaaaaatagatattacaGAAGACAACGGTACTTGATGGACGTGAAAGCTATCATAGCTGGTATAAATTTTGGGACCTCGGTGGAGCTCAGGGCAGGGTCCCAATGAATGCATCGCAGACAAAATAATATCTCTGACTACTCTCCATCATGATCCGCCAATGTTTTATCATCATACCCGGGAACGTCCCAGGCCTGATCTAATGGATGGAGCAGAATGGAGGGATAGATACAGGACAAGCAATGCATAAGGGCTGGCTGTGAGATTGGGGGGGATTGGGGCATGTTACACTAAATCGTGCGTACCTGTTTAAAGCAGGCTTCCACCATGTTGGGAGGGAACATATTCCTatttaaaaagaagagaaaaaaaagtgtcagtCCCACattagccaaaaaaataaacatatacggCATACGTGTTATTATTAGAAAACAGAAAACCATGGCGTACATTATTTATACTCAAAATCTGACGTACAATGAATTTAAGTTTTTCATACACAGGGGACGTTGGGGACAGTCCTAGAAATCCTAAATCTTTAGAGGAAATGGGTTTGTGTGTCGGGAATGGTAACGGCCCCATAAAAGGGGAATTATCCCCAAAGCAACAAACCAAGTGTGCTGATCAGCAGAAGTATTGATCTTGATGTAGGGCTTGGGAAAGACTGCATTGGTTTCAAGACATTTCCAAAAATGACTCTTTATAAACGGCCGGCCAGGAATATTTTATCCTTGTCAGTCTCACCAAATCCCTAATGTTACAATACCTGGGGAAATATCCGTGTTGACCATCCATATGGGACGTTTATTGCCCCCCCAAGCTTTCACCCATCAGCATTGCACAAAAGAGTGTTACTGGTAGTCGAGATGGACAATGTTTTCCAAACGACTACTGTCCTCTATTTTTGCTACATGATTGTAGCCTAGAAAAAGGCAGCTGCTATGATACATTTGGAATGTATGATAATTAAGAACTATTTGAGTAGGAATATTAAAAAGTTGGGAGCCCAGAGCTTTACACGGATTGGGCTGAGGAAGAATGTAATACAATTATGGCATGTTGGTTCGTGTAAGTTTTCTGTTCCAAGTAGGAGCCTTACTTTCTCTTACAGCGGAGCAGATCAGCATTTGGTTAAAGAATAAGTCCCTTTGGTTGAAAGAATAAGAACTAAGAGAATACCTTATCAGGTCCATGAACGCATCAGCAGCTGTGACCGGCTCGATTTTCCCTTCCCTGTGCATTTTTTCCTTAGTGCCTTTCCCGGGGTGGATAATGATGACGATTATGATTCCAATGAACACCGCTATGACTGTTGTGGTCATGTAGTATACTACGGCCCTTATACCCATCTTCCCGGAGGCCTTACTGTCAAGAGCAGCCATGCCTGcagaaatcaaataaaacacGTAAAGACTTTACGTAACAAAAAGTAAGATATAAAGATAAATGGTCATATGGAATTATTCAATTATTCAAGCTTTAAATGTATCGGTCACAAATACATAAATCTGTCCTTAAGGGCACTGTGGGCAAGTTGGGGTCACTATTGACATTCACTCCCAAAGAGACAACAaggaattacaaaaaaatggcaaaaaaagactCAGACGTCAAAATTACCATTTTAGCTATGAAGACGAGGCTGCTCCACATTCCCAACTCATCAGGAGCATATAATTTATGCAACCTCattaattattcctccccatcaaCCATTTTTAACAGCATCAGGAGGAGTGACAAATAGGAAGGCGATCTCAGGGCAAGTGAGTGaataattatacatacaatataacaGACCGTATTCCCTGAAACCACACTGTTTTAGGAAATTAAAGACAGAGTCTTTAGTCGaagttgatattttttattgtaacgTTACACGAGCTTTCGGGGTCcgggaggtctcttctttagatggCCTCTTCTTCCTCATTACTGAGAGGTCCTGCTAATTTATGTCACACCCCATAAAAGTTTTCACCATCAACTAAAGAACCCATCTTTCATGGTAAatatagggagaaaaaaaaaaaaaaaacaacacaaaaaacaccCGCCAATTCCAAGCGACTTGACTCGCTCCGGTTTAGTGAAATCGGCATGTAAGATTGTAATGCTGGCACCTGTATATTTTTctgctattttattttgatatctACAGATGCATCCCCCCCCCAACTCCCAAAAATATCAATCTAGTTCCTAAATGTATCCGTGGGTCTTAAGTTCCGTATTCCATGCATGGAATTCAAAAATTACTATACTGAAATGGGCAAAACATTCAAAAACATCCAAAGTGAGGAAACCCGTTATGTGAGAGAAACCCATTATATGAAAGGGCACGGATCGAAACCATATCCTCCTGACTATTTTCATTACCCGATGATGAAAaacgagcagccaatcagaaagtGGTGGCCAGGTGCATGCTGGGTAATGTATAGTTCTAGCAGGAAGAGATCTTATATCTGCTCACTAATTataaataaccaacacatttatgattaattaaaaaatgggttttttttatgtggctCCTTTAATTCAACCATAAATACACTTGTTTTTTACCGTTGTACACCGCcacggaatacgatggcgctatataaatcaacaaataattagattttaaagtgtcagggctgtttacattttttgtatatagacatatagacagtgtgtttttatttttctggccGAATTGAGTTTCCGAGGGATTTTCAGCGACTTCTTGAGTGGCCGCACTTGGTGTTCGCTCGCTGCTGGTCGGGATCCAGCGGGGATTTTGTTTTCTTACGGAACCCACGGAAAGACTTTGTGTTGGCTCGGTGCAGCCGTTTCACACTCGCTTAAGGAAAATGATTGAGCGCCAGAGAAATAAAGGCTCTGAATAGAGGGGGGATTGAGGGATGTTTTTCTTCTCTGcgtgttctttttttctaacgTCATTCTTTTCACCGGCTGAGTGTGTGAGTGCTGAGAAACAAATCGCCAAGGCGACATTTCGAGTTTCCCTGGCAACACAAGCGGCATCTTTTTTTCCCAGTCTCCATTGGTACCGAGTTTCCCAGGGCCTATTAAAGGGCCGAGAAGGGGGGACTGGGAAGCATGGGGGTTGAATACATTACGGGTAATGTGGGAGAGCGAGAGCTCTTCACTGGGATTAAAGGACCGTATACATCTACTTTTTAACAATGATCCCATTGCTAGGTCCCTGTGAAATAGGAAAACATAAACACAAAGGCCGGGGGCACGTGAAAGACACGGAACTAACTTTACTGCTCCTCAATCAAGCGTTCACGCCAAATCACCATTCAGTTTTCACTCGCCATCTTATTTACACGTTTATCTACTGACTACTCACAACCCAAGCGCCCCCGTACTAACAGATGCCGTCCGattgataaaataaaagaatcttTTGCACCATCTGTGACGTATAGTAATAACACGGGAAACGTATAAGATGCCCCATTGTTGGTGGACCAGAATCATACGTTTAGCATAAAAGTACAACGTCTTCTGTTGTTGGGATTTAATACTTTTAACGATTCATTTTGCGTCCAGTCACCTGTCTGTCGTCATCTGATTTGTGAATTCTCTTAGGATTATTTATTGGCCATTAATCATGACGGAGAGAATTTGGAATGCACTAATTAGTTACTTGCATGAGTTTTTTCATTGTACTAAGATAAGACAGAcatctaaattttttttttctgactctacattaactttatattttatttctagataTGGTTCTTGAGAGCATCATCCATatccatacctgccaacagtcctgaatttctCATGACAGTCCTGTTTTTGGGGTCCTGTCCCATAAAATTCTGGTCTGTCCCGGCATAAAAATACTGCTTGTGCACAGGTGGCATTGGATTTTACCTGTGTATGTCTAAGACACGCACTGCCTAATTGCTTGTAAATGAGCTCCAAAGTACCCAGCGTCTGTACTGCGTGGCCTAGAGCTCAATGCTGCAGGGTCATGCAGAGTGTGTAACCCCGCCCCCTTTAAGCCCCACCCCAAAAAGGAAATGCTGGGGAGTATGCATATGTACTAAGAAGCCCTTGGTACTCGCAGTTCATTCCCATGGCTCCTGTATtcaataaacatgcatgggattggcataaagctattctaaatcaagaccaaggactaattcagacttgagtctttacatcaggaaaaatgggccaaatgggtcttacTTTGCTTTGAATCGGATCTCATGGCTATCAAGCTGAATAAGACATTTTATGGAGCGCACAATTCTCTTTTTAACATAAGATTAATAAGAGCAGTTCTAGGGATGAGAGCGAAGGTCAAACGGGAgcaatattttttcaattagtTTTGTTCTTTCTACAAAAGGGCCGCTCACAATGCAAATCTACCACATTCATCTCTGACGTTAGTTTGAAATGTTAGCCAGCCTTCCTCTGAAGGTATCCACCATAAAGAGGTTGACGGCATTATTGCATCTTTAAGCAAACTCAAGCGTTAGAAACTTTTGACCCATTAGGAAAATATCTGTATTGACATAACTTGGGTCCGTTAATGATTTGTTGGCAGGAAAAATGCTCATTGTTTTACGGTATGTTTCACAGGGGGTATGACAGGCTGATGGTGTTTCTCCCATTAAGGATAACTCTGCAGGAATATCACTGCCTGACCAGATGGGACCAGATAGCTTCATCAATAAGATGACCTGGTACCTTCTTTATTAGAACCCCATTTTCCTGGTAAAAGCAACACTATTGACCGTTAACTGATAGTTTTGTAAATGATCAAcgcattgtgtatatatacgatggattatattttaaagaaataaatcttttgtgaaaaacaatgttttggtGGTCATTGGAGGAGATACACAGTAGGGTGGACATTTAGCTGTGAGAGAAGTCACATCTTGATGCCATCTCCAGTGGGAATGGACGCTGCGAAGATGGAATCAATCGGAACTAAAGAAACCACAGAAAAGGCAAATCAAACAATTTGTACCCAAAATAACCCAATAACAATGCGTTAAAATTCAAGGTAAAATGGTCTAAGTTTACTATACTTATTGTAAtcacttaatatatataatattctcagttaattcataaaaaagggtgaggataaaaataatgttgtaaAATATGCTGTATGTACGTTCTGCAAGCGTAAGCACCGTCGTCAGGCAGCGGTGGAACCACTTGACACTTCCTCTTTATTATTTCCCCTCAAATCCTTAATTAAAACTTCAACTGCCACAACCTATTAGTGATGACATACTCTGTGAAGCCTGCAAATATTTTCACATGTAACGAAGCCAAGCTGTGATGATCCCTCGATGAAATGGTCAGATATATGAATTGATTTTAGCAGCGGCGCAAAACAAAATAGCACAGTGTGAGATGGCGATACCTCGTTGTTATTTGCAAATTAATCATTTCCTAACAGTATGCTGTCATCGAACGCTGGGGATAAAGCTATTGTTGTTCAAAATGCCACTAAGAcgagtctctttttttttttttctcctaaaagGTTTTTCCGGGTGGGATCATGGTGTCGGGACGTTTAGGTACcagtttaactctttgcattATGCCGTTCCATTGCTGGCTGTATAGGAATGCGCCAACAATACGCTTCTAAAAGGGAAACTAGAGGGTCATTCATCTTCTTTATTTCTGCTTAGCAGAGCAGGAGAGAGAAGCTAGCAGGGGATTCACAGCAAGCCATGGAGCGGTGATTAGTAACAGCTGACAGACCCGGGCTGAAGTTCGCTTTCTTTGGTTACCTCATTGGGGTTTTAGAATACAAAGAGCCGACTGTCTCTAAGCCAAGAATTGGAAGTCCTGGAACACACAATGTATCAGCACGGATTCCTGTAACTAAATACAACCATTACCTGAACAATGGACGCCCCCcaattgatactttttttttatgttcaaagTACTATTCATGCTCCATAGCATATTATGACACTTGTATTGTTTCCCTAGGg
The DNA window shown above is from Spea bombifrons isolate aSpeBom1 chromosome 1, aSpeBom1.2.pri, whole genome shotgun sequence and carries:
- the SLC1A3 gene encoding excitatory amino acid transporter 1, encoding MTKSNGEDPRSGNRMERFQQGVRQRSLMAKKKMQNITKDDVKRFFKRNGFVLFTVIAVIVGIILGFSVRKYHMSYREIKYFSFPGELLMRMLQMLVLPLIVSSLVTGMAALDSKASGKMGIRAVVYYMTTTVIAVFIGIIIVIIIHPGKGTKEKMHREGKIEPVTAADAFMDLIRNMFPPNMVEACFKQFKTNYEKKLFRVPVPENESLVSSVFNNVSEAMETLTKMREEIVPVPGAVNGVNALGLVVFSICFGLVIGNMKEQGKALKDFFDSLNEAIMRLVAVIMWYAPVGILFLIAGKIAEMEDMGVVGGQLGMYTITVIVGLLIHAIFVLPLLYFFVTRKNPWVFIGGIIQALITALGTSSSSATLPVTFKCLEENNGVDKRVTRFVLPVGATINMDGTALYEALAAIFIAQVNNYDLNFGQIITISITATAASIGAAGIPQAGLVTMVIVLTSVGLPTEDITLIIAVDWFLDRLRTTTNVLGDSLGAGIVEHLSRHELKRGDAEMGNSVIEENEMKKPYQLVSQENEAEKPADSETKM